The following proteins are co-located in the Gossypium hirsutum isolate 1008001.06 chromosome A02, Gossypium_hirsutum_v2.1, whole genome shotgun sequence genome:
- the LOC107951093 gene encoding histone-lysine N-methyltransferase ATXR7 isoform X4, with product MGLPMVSSTSPIDEYDHPNFSRKRLKVSDLSADFASSNRGDEQSATEMSCQSNGNSSGISQSCNGGGSSCDKSYSSYAPSSSSYVSGWMYVNEHGQMCGPYIQQQLYEGLSTGFLPDELPVYPVVNGALINPVPLKYFRQFPDHVATGFLYLTSATASSYLKSSFTNVQHTPSPSPSQFNCNSGEDECWLFEDDESRKHGPHSLLQLYSWHRCGYLADSIMIYHADDRFRPTQLLSVLNAWKGGQYVAENEQELSVNFISAVSEEVSSDLHSRIMKAARRVMLDEIISTMISEFVAAKKSQRPLMVESYNQDAKSSDGKLIKNTTERSIHCTSKFGTATSDGVSNISILESTNFDASLKSVGSLENFWGSYTVVFKMLFEYCMQVTWNAVFYDSMVEYLSSWRKGKLWYGQPNVLASASGSIDRGKETENIKATTLFSRMELTAHDIDCPPGYELATVSVGNQAEETYISQSAVQEILSKQNSPLHNSGLYGGIQCILEGVENELHSSVMVFMADYLDGLVKSEAKIVIDMENDKKLNENPDEEAAEKSVCLSVDDELKELQDTVGSSGQCHLASGVGNSDDSEEKKNVSNRMSDLSCNLQNSVQSKKPVCQSISENNYASRQETFMAEAFKRLFGKVGDVSNEREVNEPPPPGLEIKSGILVPSHNCKFRPLTSVGCGPKIGEYVAMAMCRQKLHDDVLREWKSSFAGDASLYQFLISWSSSKKHCKADGKEAKTFSEDRKNLAGFSASRDKPRDGSRKSLSSGSSDISLVTGTCTYYRKKKLVHKKVGSSLSTIINGSRDQAVERPRTKGPSKNLLDHADQKLSAATSKKGGTNKSMSQSSNISRSSKIIAKNSLPNDHSSPKSAIGRKTSKDAAAVRICRERVSTFQNCDVEKVARKSNHTVGSEEVTNDSSKKTLKAKKVSGVKRKQLNYDECPSPSIKVQKVASCGSKSSASRGVADQKSRTVRSRTANPCPRSDGCARTSINGWEWHKWSLNASPAERARVRGIQCIQMKYSGPEVNSMTHLSNSKGLSARTNRVKLRNLLAAVEGADLLKATQLKARKKRLRFQRSKIHDWGLVALEPIEAEDFVIEYVGELIRPRISDIREHYYEKMGIGSSYLFRLDDGYVVDATKRGGIARFINHSCEPNCYTKVISVEGQKKIFIYAKRHIAAGEEVTYNYKFPLEEKKIPCNCGSKKCRGSLN from the exons ATGG GTCTGCCCATGGTTTCCTCAACATCCCCTATTGACGAATATGATCACCCTAATTTTTCCCGAAAGCGCCTTAAAGTTTCGGATCTCTCTGCCGATTTTGCATCTTCAAATCGCGg TGATGAACAATCTGCAACGGAGATGAGTTGCCAGTCTAATGGAAATAGCAGTGGTATTTCTCAATCTTGTAACGGCGGTGGATCTTCATGCGATAAGAGTTACTCTAGCTATGCGCCATCATCTTCTTCGTATGTGAGTGGATGGATGTATGTCAATGAACACGGCCAGATGTGTGGTCCTTATATCCAGCAGCAGTTATACGAGGGTTTGTCGACTGGTTTCCTGCCGGATGAGCTCCCTGTTTATCCTGTAGTCAATGGGGCTTTGATCAATCCTGTTCCCTTAAAGTACTTTAGGCAGTTCCCTGATCATGTTGCTACTGGGTTTCTATATCTCACTTCAGCCACAGCTTCCAGTTATTTAAAATCTTCATTTACAAATGTCCAACACACTCCTTCCCCTTCGCCTTCTCAATTCAACTGCAAT TCAGGTGAAGATGAATGTTGGTTGTTTGAAGATGATGAGAGTAGGAAACATGGGCCCCATTCTCTTTTACAATTGTATTCTTGGCATCGCTGTGGGTATCTTGCAGATTCCATTATG ATTTATCATGCTGATGACAGGTTTCGCCCCACCCAATTGCTGTCTGTTTTAAATGCTTGGAAAGGTGGTCAGTATGTTGCTGAAAATGAACAGGAGTTATCAGTGAACTTCATATCGGCAGTTTCTGAAGAAGTTTCTTCTGATCTGCATTCTCGAATTATGAAAGCAGCTCGTAGAGTTATGCTAGATGAAATAATCAGCACTATGATCTCAGAGTTTGTTGCTGCAAAAAAATCTCAGAGACCTCTAATGGTTGAATCATACAACCAGGATGCTAAAAGTTCTGATGGGAAACTG ATTAAAAATACCACGGAAAGAAGTATACATTGTACTTCCAAGTTTGGCACAGCGACCTCCGATGGTGTATCTAATATTTCTATCCTAGAATCTACAAATTTTGATGCAAGTCTAAAATCTGTTGGAAGCCTTGAAAACTTTTGGGGTTCTTATACAGTTGTTTTTAAAATGCTTTTTGAGTATTGCATGCAAGTTACGTGGAATGCTGTCTTTTATGATAGTATGGTTGAATATTTGTCTTCCTGGAGAAAAGGAAAACTTTGGTATGGTCAGCCTAATGTTCTGGCATCTGCTAGTGGCTCCATTGATCGTGGCAAGGAGACTGAAAATATAAAAGCTACAACT CTCTTCTCTAGGATGGAATTGACGGCTCATGATATTGATTGTCCACCTGGTTATGAACTAGCAACAGTTTCTGTAGGTAACCAGGCAGAAGAGACATATATATCTCAATCTGCGGTGCAGGAAATTTTATCCAAACAGAACAGTCCATTGCACAATAGTGGCCTTTATGGTGGAATACAATGTATTCTGGAAGGAGTTGAAAATGAGCTCCATTCTTCTGTGATGGTGTTTATGGCTGACTATCTTGACGGTCTTGTTAAAAGTGAAGCCAAAATAGTTATTGATatggaaaatgataaaaaattgaatgaaaatcctGATGAAGAGGCAGCAGAGAAATCAGTCTGTTTGTCAGTAGATGATGAATTGAAAGAG cTGCAAGACACAGTTGGATCTTCCGGTCAGTGCCATCTTGCTTCGGGCGTTGGTAATTCAGATGATtctgaagagaaaaaaaatgtttcGAACAGAATGTCAGATTTATCTTGCAATCTACAGAACTCAGTACAATCAAAGAAACCTGTTTGTCAATCCATATCTGAAAATAATTATGCTTCAAGGCAGGAAACTTTTATGGCTGAAGCATTTAAGAGATTGTTTGGCAAGGTTGGGGATGTAAGTAATGAACGAGAAGTTAACGAGCCACCACCTCCTGGTCTTGAGATTAAATCTGGGATTCTTGTTCCATCACACAATTGTAAATTTCGTCCTTTGACATCAGTTGGGTGCGGCCCTAAGATTGGAGAATATGTTGCCATGGCAATGTGTCGGCAGAAGCTCCATGATGATGTACTAAGAGAGTGGAAATCATCATTTGCTGGTGATGCTAGTCTTTATCAGTTTCTTATATCATGGTCTAGTTCGAAGAAACACTGCAAGGCTGATGGCAAAGAG GCAAAGACATTTAGTGAAGATAGAAAAAATCTTGCTGGTTTTTCTGCCTCACGTGATAAGCCCAGGGACGGGTCAAGGAAGTCTCTCAGTTCAGGCTCCTCAGATATATCTTTAGTGACTGGTACATGTACGTATTACCGAAAGAAAAAGTTGGTTCATAAGAAGGTAGGATCTTCCCTGTCCACGATTATCAATGGGTCACGGGATCAAGCTGTTGAAAGGCCTCGGACAAAAGGGCCTTCCAAGAATTTGTTGGATCATGCAGATCAAAAACTAAGTGCAGCCACTTCTAAAAAGGGTGGGACAAATAAAAGTATGTCTCAATCATCTAATATTTCTAGGTCATCGAAAATCATAGCTAAGAATAGTTTGCCCAATGATCACTCATCACCCAAGAGTGCAATTGGTCGGAAAACATCAAAGGATGCTGCTGCTGTTCGAA TCTGCAGGGAAAGAGTGTCAACCTTTCAGAATTGTGATGTTGAGAAGGTTGCTCGCAAGAGTAACCATACTGTTGGAAGTGAAGAAGTTACTAATGATTCCTCCAAGAAGACACTAAAAG CTAAGAAGGTATCAGGGGTAAAAAGAAAGCAATTAAATTATGATGAGTGTCCATCACCTTCAATCAAGGTACAGAAAGTTGCTAGTTGTGGTAGCAAGAGTTCTGCTTCTAGAGGGGTTGCAGATCAAAAGAGCCGCACAGTTAGATCCAGGACAGCAAATCCCTGTCCGAGATCTGATGGATGTGCGCGAACTTCAATTAATGGCTGGGAGTGGCATAAATGGTCACTCAACGCAAGTCCTGCTGAAAGAGCTCGTGTTAGAGGAATCCAGTGTATTCAAATGAAGTATTCAGGTCCAGAGGTTAATAGTATGACACACTTGTCAAACAGTAAAGGTCTTTCTGCTAGAACTAACAGAGTGAAGCTGCGCAATCTTCTAGCTGCTGTAGAGGGTGCTGATCTCTTGAAAGCTACACAGTTGAAG GCAAGGAAAAAGCGTCTACGTTTTCAGCGAAGCAAGATACATGATTGGGGTCTTGTTGCACTTGAGCCAATTGAGGCTGAGGACTTTGTCATTGAATATGTTGGAGAGTTAATCCGTCCGAGG ATTTCAGATATACGTGAACACTATTATGAGAAGATGGGAATTGGTAGCAGTTATCTTTTTAGACTTGATGACGGATATGTA GTTGATGCTACAAAGCGTGGTGGGATTGCTAGATTTATAAATCATTCTTGTGAG CCTAATTGTTACACGAAAGTTATTAGTGTAGAAGGCCAAAAGAAGATATTCATTTATGCAAAACGACACATAGCCGCTGGTGAAGAAGTTACTTATAACTACAAATTTCCTTTAGAGGAGAAAAAAATTCCCTGCAACTGTGGTTCAAAGAA GTGTCGTGGATCTTTAAACTAG
- the LOC107951093 gene encoding histone-lysine N-methyltransferase ATXR7 isoform X2, translating to MGLPMVSSTSPIDEYDHPNFSRKRLKVSDLSADFASSNRGDEQSATEMSCQSNGNSSGISQSCNGGGSSCDKSYSSYAPSSSSYVSGWMYVNEHGQMCGPYIQQQLYEGLSTGFLPDELPVYPVVNGALINPVPLKYFRQFPDHVATGFLYLTSATASSYLKSSFTNVQHTPSPSPSQFNCNVSSEAFSFVLQSGEDECWLFEDDESRKHGPHSLLQLYSWHRCGYLADSIMIYHADDRFRPTQLLSVLNAWKGGQYVAENEQELSVNFISAVSEEVSSDLHSRIMKAARRVMLDEIISTMISEFVAAKKSQRPLMVESYNQDAKSSDGKLIKNTTERSIHCTSKFGTATSDGVSNISILESTNFDASLKSVGSLENFWGSYTVVFKMLFEYCMQVTWNAVFYDSMVEYLSSWRKGKLWYGQPNVLASASGSIDRGKETENIKATTLFSRMELTAHDIDCPPGYELATVSVGNQAEETYISQSAVQEILSKQNSPLHNSGLYGGIQCILEGVENELHSSVMVFMADYLDGLVKSEAKIVIDMENDKKLNENPDEEAAEKSVCLSVDDELKELQDTVGSSGQCHLASGVGNSDDSEEKKNVSNRMSDLSCNLQNSVQSKKPVCQSISENNYASRQETFMAEAFKRLFGKVGDVSNEREVNEPPPPGLEIKSGILVPSHNCKFRPLTSVGCGPKIGEYVAMAMCRQKLHDDVLREWKSSFAGDASLYQFLISWSSSKKHCKADGKEAKTFSEDRKNLAGFSASRDKPRDGSRKSLSSGSSDISLVTGTCTYYRKKKLVHKKVGSSLSTIINGSRDQAVERPRTKGPSKNLLDHADQKLSAATSKKGGTNKSMSQSSNISRSSKIIAKNSLPNDHSSPKSAIGRKTSKDAAAVRICRERVSTFQNCDVEKVARKSNHTVGSEEVTNDSSKKTLKAKKVSGVKRKQLNYDECPSPSIKVQKVASCGSKSSASRGVADQKSRTVRSRTANPCPRSDGCARTSINGWEWHKWSLNASPAERARVRGIQCIQMKYSGPEVNSMTHLSNSKGLSARTNRVKLRNLLAAVEGADLLKATQLKARKKRLRFQRSKIHDWGLVALEPIEAEDFVIEYVGELIRPRISDIREHYYEKMGIGSSYLFRLDDGYVVDATKRGGIARFINHSCEPNCYTKVISVEGQKKIFIYAKRHIAAGEEVTYNYKFPLEEKKIPCNCGSKKCRGSLN from the exons ATGG GTCTGCCCATGGTTTCCTCAACATCCCCTATTGACGAATATGATCACCCTAATTTTTCCCGAAAGCGCCTTAAAGTTTCGGATCTCTCTGCCGATTTTGCATCTTCAAATCGCGg TGATGAACAATCTGCAACGGAGATGAGTTGCCAGTCTAATGGAAATAGCAGTGGTATTTCTCAATCTTGTAACGGCGGTGGATCTTCATGCGATAAGAGTTACTCTAGCTATGCGCCATCATCTTCTTCGTATGTGAGTGGATGGATGTATGTCAATGAACACGGCCAGATGTGTGGTCCTTATATCCAGCAGCAGTTATACGAGGGTTTGTCGACTGGTTTCCTGCCGGATGAGCTCCCTGTTTATCCTGTAGTCAATGGGGCTTTGATCAATCCTGTTCCCTTAAAGTACTTTAGGCAGTTCCCTGATCATGTTGCTACTGGGTTTCTATATCTCACTTCAGCCACAGCTTCCAGTTATTTAAAATCTTCATTTACAAATGTCCAACACACTCCTTCCCCTTCGCCTTCTCAATTCAACTGCAATGTAAGTTCCGAAGCATTTAGCTTTGTATTGCAG TCAGGTGAAGATGAATGTTGGTTGTTTGAAGATGATGAGAGTAGGAAACATGGGCCCCATTCTCTTTTACAATTGTATTCTTGGCATCGCTGTGGGTATCTTGCAGATTCCATTATG ATTTATCATGCTGATGACAGGTTTCGCCCCACCCAATTGCTGTCTGTTTTAAATGCTTGGAAAGGTGGTCAGTATGTTGCTGAAAATGAACAGGAGTTATCAGTGAACTTCATATCGGCAGTTTCTGAAGAAGTTTCTTCTGATCTGCATTCTCGAATTATGAAAGCAGCTCGTAGAGTTATGCTAGATGAAATAATCAGCACTATGATCTCAGAGTTTGTTGCTGCAAAAAAATCTCAGAGACCTCTAATGGTTGAATCATACAACCAGGATGCTAAAAGTTCTGATGGGAAACTG ATTAAAAATACCACGGAAAGAAGTATACATTGTACTTCCAAGTTTGGCACAGCGACCTCCGATGGTGTATCTAATATTTCTATCCTAGAATCTACAAATTTTGATGCAAGTCTAAAATCTGTTGGAAGCCTTGAAAACTTTTGGGGTTCTTATACAGTTGTTTTTAAAATGCTTTTTGAGTATTGCATGCAAGTTACGTGGAATGCTGTCTTTTATGATAGTATGGTTGAATATTTGTCTTCCTGGAGAAAAGGAAAACTTTGGTATGGTCAGCCTAATGTTCTGGCATCTGCTAGTGGCTCCATTGATCGTGGCAAGGAGACTGAAAATATAAAAGCTACAACT CTCTTCTCTAGGATGGAATTGACGGCTCATGATATTGATTGTCCACCTGGTTATGAACTAGCAACAGTTTCTGTAGGTAACCAGGCAGAAGAGACATATATATCTCAATCTGCGGTGCAGGAAATTTTATCCAAACAGAACAGTCCATTGCACAATAGTGGCCTTTATGGTGGAATACAATGTATTCTGGAAGGAGTTGAAAATGAGCTCCATTCTTCTGTGATGGTGTTTATGGCTGACTATCTTGACGGTCTTGTTAAAAGTGAAGCCAAAATAGTTATTGATatggaaaatgataaaaaattgaatgaaaatcctGATGAAGAGGCAGCAGAGAAATCAGTCTGTTTGTCAGTAGATGATGAATTGAAAGAG cTGCAAGACACAGTTGGATCTTCCGGTCAGTGCCATCTTGCTTCGGGCGTTGGTAATTCAGATGATtctgaagagaaaaaaaatgtttcGAACAGAATGTCAGATTTATCTTGCAATCTACAGAACTCAGTACAATCAAAGAAACCTGTTTGTCAATCCATATCTGAAAATAATTATGCTTCAAGGCAGGAAACTTTTATGGCTGAAGCATTTAAGAGATTGTTTGGCAAGGTTGGGGATGTAAGTAATGAACGAGAAGTTAACGAGCCACCACCTCCTGGTCTTGAGATTAAATCTGGGATTCTTGTTCCATCACACAATTGTAAATTTCGTCCTTTGACATCAGTTGGGTGCGGCCCTAAGATTGGAGAATATGTTGCCATGGCAATGTGTCGGCAGAAGCTCCATGATGATGTACTAAGAGAGTGGAAATCATCATTTGCTGGTGATGCTAGTCTTTATCAGTTTCTTATATCATGGTCTAGTTCGAAGAAACACTGCAAGGCTGATGGCAAAGAG GCAAAGACATTTAGTGAAGATAGAAAAAATCTTGCTGGTTTTTCTGCCTCACGTGATAAGCCCAGGGACGGGTCAAGGAAGTCTCTCAGTTCAGGCTCCTCAGATATATCTTTAGTGACTGGTACATGTACGTATTACCGAAAGAAAAAGTTGGTTCATAAGAAGGTAGGATCTTCCCTGTCCACGATTATCAATGGGTCACGGGATCAAGCTGTTGAAAGGCCTCGGACAAAAGGGCCTTCCAAGAATTTGTTGGATCATGCAGATCAAAAACTAAGTGCAGCCACTTCTAAAAAGGGTGGGACAAATAAAAGTATGTCTCAATCATCTAATATTTCTAGGTCATCGAAAATCATAGCTAAGAATAGTTTGCCCAATGATCACTCATCACCCAAGAGTGCAATTGGTCGGAAAACATCAAAGGATGCTGCTGCTGTTCGAA TCTGCAGGGAAAGAGTGTCAACCTTTCAGAATTGTGATGTTGAGAAGGTTGCTCGCAAGAGTAACCATACTGTTGGAAGTGAAGAAGTTACTAATGATTCCTCCAAGAAGACACTAAAAG CTAAGAAGGTATCAGGGGTAAAAAGAAAGCAATTAAATTATGATGAGTGTCCATCACCTTCAATCAAGGTACAGAAAGTTGCTAGTTGTGGTAGCAAGAGTTCTGCTTCTAGAGGGGTTGCAGATCAAAAGAGCCGCACAGTTAGATCCAGGACAGCAAATCCCTGTCCGAGATCTGATGGATGTGCGCGAACTTCAATTAATGGCTGGGAGTGGCATAAATGGTCACTCAACGCAAGTCCTGCTGAAAGAGCTCGTGTTAGAGGAATCCAGTGTATTCAAATGAAGTATTCAGGTCCAGAGGTTAATAGTATGACACACTTGTCAAACAGTAAAGGTCTTTCTGCTAGAACTAACAGAGTGAAGCTGCGCAATCTTCTAGCTGCTGTAGAGGGTGCTGATCTCTTGAAAGCTACACAGTTGAAG GCAAGGAAAAAGCGTCTACGTTTTCAGCGAAGCAAGATACATGATTGGGGTCTTGTTGCACTTGAGCCAATTGAGGCTGAGGACTTTGTCATTGAATATGTTGGAGAGTTAATCCGTCCGAGG ATTTCAGATATACGTGAACACTATTATGAGAAGATGGGAATTGGTAGCAGTTATCTTTTTAGACTTGATGACGGATATGTA GTTGATGCTACAAAGCGTGGTGGGATTGCTAGATTTATAAATCATTCTTGTGAG CCTAATTGTTACACGAAAGTTATTAGTGTAGAAGGCCAAAAGAAGATATTCATTTATGCAAAACGACACATAGCCGCTGGTGAAGAAGTTACTTATAACTACAAATTTCCTTTAGAGGAGAAAAAAATTCCCTGCAACTGTGGTTCAAAGAA GTGTCGTGGATCTTTAAACTAG
- the LOC107951093 gene encoding histone-lysine N-methyltransferase ATXR7 isoform X1, whose protein sequence is MGLPMVSSTSPIDEYDHPNFSRKRLKVSDLSADFASSNRGDEQSATEMSCQSNGNSSGISQSCNGGGSSCDKSYSSYAPSSSSYVSGWMYVNEHGQMCGPYIQQQLYEGLSTGFLPDELPVYPVVNGALINPVPLKYFRQFPDHVATGFLYLTSATASSYLKSSFTNVQHTPSPSPSQFNCNVSSEAFSFVLQSGEDECWLFEDDESRKHGPHSLLQLYSWHRCGYLADSIMIYHADDRFRPTQLLSVLNAWKGGQYVAENEQELSVNFISAVSEEVSSDLHSRIMKAARRVMLDEIISTMISEFVAAKKSQRPLMVESYNQDAKSSDGKLIKNTTERSIHCTSKFGTATSDGVSNISILESTNFDASLKSVGSLENFWGSYTVVFKMLFEYCMQVTWNAVFYDSMVEYLSSWRKGKLWYGQPNVLASASGSIDRGKETENIKATTLFSRMELTAHDIDCPPGYELATVSVGNQAEETYISQSAVQEILSKQNSPLHNSGLYGGIQCILEGVENELHSSVMVFMADYLDGLVKSEAKIVIDMENDKKLNENPDEEAAEKSVCLSVDDELKELQDTVGSSGQCHLASGVGNSDDSEEKKNVSNRMSDLSCNLQNSVQSKKPVCQSISENNYASRQETFMAEAFKRLFGKVGDVSNEREVNEPPPPGLEIKSGILVPSHNCKFRPLTSVGCGPKIGEYVAMAMCRQKLHDDVLREWKSSFAGDASLYQFLISWSSSKKHCKADGKEAKTFSEDRKNLAGFSASRDKPRDGSRKSLSSGSSDISLVTGTCTYYRKKKLVHKKVGSSLSTIINGSRDQAVERPRTKGPSKNLLDHADQKLSAATSKKGGTNKSMSQSSNISRSSKIIAKNSLPNDHSSPKSAIGRKTSKDAAAVRKNLIGEGDVKVCRERVSTFQNCDVEKVARKSNHTVGSEEVTNDSSKKTLKAKKVSGVKRKQLNYDECPSPSIKVQKVASCGSKSSASRGVADQKSRTVRSRTANPCPRSDGCARTSINGWEWHKWSLNASPAERARVRGIQCIQMKYSGPEVNSMTHLSNSKGLSARTNRVKLRNLLAAVEGADLLKATQLKARKKRLRFQRSKIHDWGLVALEPIEAEDFVIEYVGELIRPRISDIREHYYEKMGIGSSYLFRLDDGYVVDATKRGGIARFINHSCEPNCYTKVISVEGQKKIFIYAKRHIAAGEEVTYNYKFPLEEKKIPCNCGSKKCRGSLN, encoded by the exons ATGG GTCTGCCCATGGTTTCCTCAACATCCCCTATTGACGAATATGATCACCCTAATTTTTCCCGAAAGCGCCTTAAAGTTTCGGATCTCTCTGCCGATTTTGCATCTTCAAATCGCGg TGATGAACAATCTGCAACGGAGATGAGTTGCCAGTCTAATGGAAATAGCAGTGGTATTTCTCAATCTTGTAACGGCGGTGGATCTTCATGCGATAAGAGTTACTCTAGCTATGCGCCATCATCTTCTTCGTATGTGAGTGGATGGATGTATGTCAATGAACACGGCCAGATGTGTGGTCCTTATATCCAGCAGCAGTTATACGAGGGTTTGTCGACTGGTTTCCTGCCGGATGAGCTCCCTGTTTATCCTGTAGTCAATGGGGCTTTGATCAATCCTGTTCCCTTAAAGTACTTTAGGCAGTTCCCTGATCATGTTGCTACTGGGTTTCTATATCTCACTTCAGCCACAGCTTCCAGTTATTTAAAATCTTCATTTACAAATGTCCAACACACTCCTTCCCCTTCGCCTTCTCAATTCAACTGCAATGTAAGTTCCGAAGCATTTAGCTTTGTATTGCAG TCAGGTGAAGATGAATGTTGGTTGTTTGAAGATGATGAGAGTAGGAAACATGGGCCCCATTCTCTTTTACAATTGTATTCTTGGCATCGCTGTGGGTATCTTGCAGATTCCATTATG ATTTATCATGCTGATGACAGGTTTCGCCCCACCCAATTGCTGTCTGTTTTAAATGCTTGGAAAGGTGGTCAGTATGTTGCTGAAAATGAACAGGAGTTATCAGTGAACTTCATATCGGCAGTTTCTGAAGAAGTTTCTTCTGATCTGCATTCTCGAATTATGAAAGCAGCTCGTAGAGTTATGCTAGATGAAATAATCAGCACTATGATCTCAGAGTTTGTTGCTGCAAAAAAATCTCAGAGACCTCTAATGGTTGAATCATACAACCAGGATGCTAAAAGTTCTGATGGGAAACTG ATTAAAAATACCACGGAAAGAAGTATACATTGTACTTCCAAGTTTGGCACAGCGACCTCCGATGGTGTATCTAATATTTCTATCCTAGAATCTACAAATTTTGATGCAAGTCTAAAATCTGTTGGAAGCCTTGAAAACTTTTGGGGTTCTTATACAGTTGTTTTTAAAATGCTTTTTGAGTATTGCATGCAAGTTACGTGGAATGCTGTCTTTTATGATAGTATGGTTGAATATTTGTCTTCCTGGAGAAAAGGAAAACTTTGGTATGGTCAGCCTAATGTTCTGGCATCTGCTAGTGGCTCCATTGATCGTGGCAAGGAGACTGAAAATATAAAAGCTACAACT CTCTTCTCTAGGATGGAATTGACGGCTCATGATATTGATTGTCCACCTGGTTATGAACTAGCAACAGTTTCTGTAGGTAACCAGGCAGAAGAGACATATATATCTCAATCTGCGGTGCAGGAAATTTTATCCAAACAGAACAGTCCATTGCACAATAGTGGCCTTTATGGTGGAATACAATGTATTCTGGAAGGAGTTGAAAATGAGCTCCATTCTTCTGTGATGGTGTTTATGGCTGACTATCTTGACGGTCTTGTTAAAAGTGAAGCCAAAATAGTTATTGATatggaaaatgataaaaaattgaatgaaaatcctGATGAAGAGGCAGCAGAGAAATCAGTCTGTTTGTCAGTAGATGATGAATTGAAAGAG cTGCAAGACACAGTTGGATCTTCCGGTCAGTGCCATCTTGCTTCGGGCGTTGGTAATTCAGATGATtctgaagagaaaaaaaatgtttcGAACAGAATGTCAGATTTATCTTGCAATCTACAGAACTCAGTACAATCAAAGAAACCTGTTTGTCAATCCATATCTGAAAATAATTATGCTTCAAGGCAGGAAACTTTTATGGCTGAAGCATTTAAGAGATTGTTTGGCAAGGTTGGGGATGTAAGTAATGAACGAGAAGTTAACGAGCCACCACCTCCTGGTCTTGAGATTAAATCTGGGATTCTTGTTCCATCACACAATTGTAAATTTCGTCCTTTGACATCAGTTGGGTGCGGCCCTAAGATTGGAGAATATGTTGCCATGGCAATGTGTCGGCAGAAGCTCCATGATGATGTACTAAGAGAGTGGAAATCATCATTTGCTGGTGATGCTAGTCTTTATCAGTTTCTTATATCATGGTCTAGTTCGAAGAAACACTGCAAGGCTGATGGCAAAGAG GCAAAGACATTTAGTGAAGATAGAAAAAATCTTGCTGGTTTTTCTGCCTCACGTGATAAGCCCAGGGACGGGTCAAGGAAGTCTCTCAGTTCAGGCTCCTCAGATATATCTTTAGTGACTGGTACATGTACGTATTACCGAAAGAAAAAGTTGGTTCATAAGAAGGTAGGATCTTCCCTGTCCACGATTATCAATGGGTCACGGGATCAAGCTGTTGAAAGGCCTCGGACAAAAGGGCCTTCCAAGAATTTGTTGGATCATGCAGATCAAAAACTAAGTGCAGCCACTTCTAAAAAGGGTGGGACAAATAAAAGTATGTCTCAATCATCTAATATTTCTAGGTCATCGAAAATCATAGCTAAGAATAGTTTGCCCAATGATCACTCATCACCCAAGAGTGCAATTGGTCGGAAAACATCAAAGGATGCTGCTGCTGTTCGAA AAAATTTGATTGGAGAAGGTGATGTTAAAGTCTGCAGGGAAAGAGTGTCAACCTTTCAGAATTGTGATGTTGAGAAGGTTGCTCGCAAGAGTAACCATACTGTTGGAAGTGAAGAAGTTACTAATGATTCCTCCAAGAAGACACTAAAAG CTAAGAAGGTATCAGGGGTAAAAAGAAAGCAATTAAATTATGATGAGTGTCCATCACCTTCAATCAAGGTACAGAAAGTTGCTAGTTGTGGTAGCAAGAGTTCTGCTTCTAGAGGGGTTGCAGATCAAAAGAGCCGCACAGTTAGATCCAGGACAGCAAATCCCTGTCCGAGATCTGATGGATGTGCGCGAACTTCAATTAATGGCTGGGAGTGGCATAAATGGTCACTCAACGCAAGTCCTGCTGAAAGAGCTCGTGTTAGAGGAATCCAGTGTATTCAAATGAAGTATTCAGGTCCAGAGGTTAATAGTATGACACACTTGTCAAACAGTAAAGGTCTTTCTGCTAGAACTAACAGAGTGAAGCTGCGCAATCTTCTAGCTGCTGTAGAGGGTGCTGATCTCTTGAAAGCTACACAGTTGAAG GCAAGGAAAAAGCGTCTACGTTTTCAGCGAAGCAAGATACATGATTGGGGTCTTGTTGCACTTGAGCCAATTGAGGCTGAGGACTTTGTCATTGAATATGTTGGAGAGTTAATCCGTCCGAGG ATTTCAGATATACGTGAACACTATTATGAGAAGATGGGAATTGGTAGCAGTTATCTTTTTAGACTTGATGACGGATATGTA GTTGATGCTACAAAGCGTGGTGGGATTGCTAGATTTATAAATCATTCTTGTGAG CCTAATTGTTACACGAAAGTTATTAGTGTAGAAGGCCAAAAGAAGATATTCATTTATGCAAAACGACACATAGCCGCTGGTGAAGAAGTTACTTATAACTACAAATTTCCTTTAGAGGAGAAAAAAATTCCCTGCAACTGTGGTTCAAAGAA GTGTCGTGGATCTTTAAACTAG